From one Cyanobacterium stanieri PCC 7202 genomic stretch:
- a CDS encoding protein of unknown function DUF28 (PFAM: Domain of unknown function DUF28~TIGRFAM: DNA-binding regulatory protein, YebC/PmpR family~COGs: COG0217 conserved hypothetical protein~InterPro IPR002876~KEGG: cyc:PCC7424_2775 hypothetical protein~PFAM: protein of unknown function DUF28~SPTR: UPF0082 protein Cyan7822DRAFT_3069) has product MAGHSKWANIKRQKARVDAKKGKTFTQLSRAIIVAARNGIADIDGNFQLRTAVEKAKAAGIPNDNIERAIAKGAGTYNDGEANLEEIRYEGYGMGGVAVLIEALTDNRNRTAADIREAFSKNGGNLGETGCVSWMFDHKGVVLLEGEIDEDKLLEISLEADAQSYEMIDEEDYQGAEIFTDVTNLENLNQHLGEYFTVKEAELRWIPNNFVEITDSEQTKYLLRLMDALESLDDVQNVTANFELVEN; this is encoded by the coding sequence ATGGCAGGGCATAGCAAATGGGCAAATATCAAGAGACAAAAAGCAAGGGTGGATGCAAAAAAGGGTAAGACTTTTACCCAACTTTCTCGGGCGATTATTGTCGCTGCCCGTAATGGTATTGCCGATATTGATGGTAATTTTCAGTTGCGCACGGCGGTAGAAAAAGCTAAGGCAGCAGGAATACCTAATGATAACATTGAAAGGGCGATCGCCAAGGGTGCAGGTACTTATAACGATGGTGAGGCAAATTTAGAGGAAATCCGTTATGAAGGTTATGGTATGGGAGGGGTTGCAGTCTTAATTGAAGCCCTGACAGATAATCGTAATCGCACTGCGGCAGATATACGAGAAGCCTTTAGTAAAAATGGCGGTAACTTAGGAGAAACGGGTTGTGTGAGTTGGATGTTTGATCATAAAGGGGTAGTTTTATTAGAAGGAGAAATAGACGAAGATAAATTATTAGAAATATCCCTCGAAGCTGATGCCCAAAGTTATGAAATGATTGATGAGGAAGACTATCAAGGGGCAGAGATATTCACCGATGTTACTAATTTGGAAAATCTTAATCAACATTTAGGAGAATATTTCACCGTTAAAGAAGCTGAATTACGATGGATACCCAATAATTTTGTAGAAATAACAGATTCTGAACAAACAAAATATTTATTAAGATTAATGGATGCTTTAGAATCTTTAGATGATGTTCAAAATGTAACCGCTAATTTTGAGTTAGTAGAAAATTAA